The DNA sequence atttatcatatttatgtttattatgaatttttattttaaaattattttattttaaattattatataaaattttaaagaatttaaaaaaataatttaaataattttaatcataaaaaattgaGTTCATTTTGCCTATTCCATTCTCCTAGCATTTATTTAGTACCTAACatgttaaaattttaagttcagtaatggagaatgatGGCAAAGAGTCGTATAAAGATGGTGATCAATTTGAAGATTTAAGTGTTGAGTATGAGTGCAGTTCCGATGAAAGTGATGATATGGTGGATGTAACTGTAGATGAAGCAGAGGCAGATATAATTAATGTTGATGGTTTTGAAAAGTTGATAACTGATTTGACCATTGAAGACATATGGAATTGGTGTTTGATATAGAATCTCAAGTTTGTGAATTTTATGCCAAATATGCCAAGTGCTATGGATTTGTGTCCTGAAAAGACTTGAAGACAGTGGATGCTAATGACAACATTAATACAAGACAATTGGTTTGCAATAAAGCAGGAGAAAGACATTGGAAGCACTTTAACAGGGACAATCAGCAAAGAAAGCATAGGGCAATTACTCGATTAACTGCAGGACGAGGATTCGTTTCATTCGTCACTATAGAATGGGTAAGTGGAAAGTTAGTGTCTTTGAGAGTGAACACAATCATCCATGTGTCCACCTAAGTACAGACATCTTATTGCCGCAAATCGTGGGCTTAATGAGGCCGATAAAACACAAGCAGACAGCTTGCGAGCATTTGGTGTTAAAACTTGCCACATAATAGGTTACATGGTTTTCCAAAAAGGTGGAGATGATAAATTGAGTTTTACCAGCAAAGACTTACATAACCACATTAGTAAGACTAGGCGTGGTAAAATGAAAGACGGTGATGCATTTGTTGCGTTGGCCTATCTGTTGTCTAAGGCAGACAGTGACCCGTTATTTCTAGGAAAGTTCACCTTAAAGGAGGGTAGGTTGGATAATTTGGTGTGGGCTGATGGAGAAAGCGTTATTGATTACGAATGTTTTGGCGATGTACTCGTTTTTGACACCACTTACAAGAAAAATGTCTACAACAAGCCCTTAGTCATATTTTCAGGGACCAACCACCATGGCCAGACAACTATCTTTGGATGTGCTCTGCTCTCAGATGAAAGTTCCGAATCTTTCAAGTGGGCACTGAAGGAATTTTTGGAAATCATGTCAGGAAAACTACCCGGAGGCGTTATGACAGACGGAGACCATGCTATGAGAGAGGCTATCTTAGAAGTATTTCCTGGTATACCACGCCGCCTTTGTGCATGGCATCTCCATCGTAATGCGGTACAGAATATAAAAAACAAGCATTTTTGGGATAATTTTAGTGTATTATATTATGGACAGTTTACCGTACAAATGTTTGAACAGAGATGGAGCGAGATCATATCCAAATACGGACTTGCCGAGAATGAATGGATCCAGAGCATCTATAATGACAAAATGAAGTGGGCTACCGCATATTTGAGGGAGCACTTCTTTGGCCGCATAAGAACTACATCACAGTGTGAGGGAATTCATTCATTATTGAAGAACTATGTTGACAGTAAAATCAGTCTCCTTGAATTCATGCATAAATTTAGTGAAGTGCTAAGGCATTACCGAAACAACCATCTTACTGCTGACTGAGGTTTTGAGAAACAAGATGCTGTTTTGACTACGTGCTTAGAAAGTTTTGAGAAACAAGCTGCTGAACTTTATActagaaatatttttaaacttGTGAAAGATGAGATAGAAGCAACAGGTGCCTTAAATGTGACTGAATGCCCAAAGAGTGGAGACATTGTTGAGTACAACACGAGTGAGTATTTTAATCAGCAATGGCAATTTAAAGTATCTTACAATAAAGACAAGGACCTGTTTGCGTGTGAGTGTAGGCTATTTGAGACTCGTGGATTACCGTGCTCACACATCTTTGGGGTCTTGAAGCATCGCAATGCAAAATGCGTCCCTACATCTCTTATCTTGAAAAGATGGACAAGAGATTTAAAGAGTGATTTTATATGCTCAATTGGCGAGTAAGACACCGCTGATGATATAGTGCCCACACTTAGATGCGGTGCAATGGCATCTATTTGTTGGAAGCTTTGTGATATTTCTTCCAAAAATTCAGCCAACTATAGGGAAATATCAGGTGAGTTACTTAAGCTAATTTCGAAGGTACAAAATAAAGGTGATGCACAAGCGAGGCTTTCTCCCATGTCAACGCTAATAGGTGATCCAGCTGTTGTGAAGTGAAAAGGGGCTCCAAGAAAAGTTCCAAAAGGCCAAAAGAGACAAAGATGTTCATATTGTAAGTCAAGCAGGCATTTCATTAGGACATGTCCATTACTTGTCAAGGGAGACTCACCCGCCGAATACTCAAATGTTGAAGATGAACCAATGGTATTAATATAATGCCTTGCTTAATTAGTTACTTTATGCTGACTTATTTTTAGTGTCTTTCGCAGAACTATTAAATAATGCTATATTTTGagcaaatttttaaatttttttagcagGTTGAAGAATGTGATGCCAATAAACAGACTCCCTCTCAGAACacaaaatcaagagaaaatacACCCGTGCacaataacaataattttaAAGTAAGCACTTGTCCATGTTATACCATCTATCAAATTTATTGTcatttcaattcaaatttgaaaCATTATTCTCATAgtgtttatattattttttattattttattacaaaaaattcaAGGGTTGTGGAAGCAAGAAGTCTGTATCTAAATTGACAGAGACACCGAAGATTAGAGCAAATGGCAAAAAAAGTCGACAGAATGTAACATTTCGCATATCtaataaattatattagataattcaataaggaaaattaaagtcttaatttgaatttaaattattttaatccaaTACCATAAGTGCAACTGAGAGATTAAGGGTGAGTGAGGCCAACAATTTGAGAAAAGTCTTACTTGACTCTAGCTTGTCTGACtagtttctttatttattttttttaaattttgtatcgtaattatttaaaaattatgatTTATGTTTAGACTGAAGAAATCACTCGAACTCAAGAGACATTAAAAGATAAGACTAACACATCAGGAATAGACGAGACCGAAGTTCCAGATACAGCCACAACCAAGATAACAGGATTGCCACAATATCCTATGCATCATTATCCAGTTGTCCTTCCTTATCAACCTTATGGTGGAGTCCTCCCTATTCCTTTTCATCCTGTTCCAAATGGCATGGCGTACTTCAACCAATATCCTTCTACAAATGAACCAACGAAGAACAATTAAGTGCTGTAAACCAATATCCTTCTACAAATGAACCAATATCCTTTTCATCCTGCTCGTCAATGTATCCAAGAATAGTTAAGTGCTGTGACTGCTGATATGGTCATGCTCTCGACAAATGaaccagagaagaagaagaagacaaaaaGCAAGGGTTTTGAGAATGGTGACACTGTGAACTATGCAATTGTGGTCAGGAAAGTGAAAGGATATTTGAAGAAAGGTGTTGCAGTGAAGGAATTGCAGTCACATATTGCTGCATTTCCTGTATCTGCTCAGGAGAAGATGAATGCACTTCTTGAAGGATTATTTGATGGCGTCGAAAAAGGGTTTGAAAAAGAAGCTTCCAAGAGGAAGAATCACCTTGCTGCTGCAGTTGCTGGAGATGACGAGGGATCGCAGCTGTTATTGCTCAATGTTGTTGAGGAGTTCTGTTACAAGAAAGGTAGCAATGCGTTGAAGGAGGTTGCACTTATTCTGAAAGCCCTCTATGATGTTGATTTGGTGGAGGAAGAGCACATTGTGCCTTGGTATTCAAAGGGACTGAAGGGTGATAAGAAGGACTCTCAGATATGGAAGAATGCTTAACCATTCGTTGATTGGCTTTAGA is a window from the Arachis stenosperma cultivar V10309 chromosome 3, arast.V10309.gnm1.PFL2, whole genome shotgun sequence genome containing:
- the LOC130965965 gene encoding protein FAR1-RELATED SEQUENCE 5-like; this translates as MENDGKESYKDGDQFEDLSVEYECSSDESDDMVDVTVDEAEADIINVDGFEKLITDLTIEDIWNWYLKTVDANDNINTRQLVCNKAGERHWKHFNRDNQQRKHRAITRLTAGRGFVSFVTIEWYRHLIAANRGLNEADKTQADSLRAFGVKTCHIIGYMVFQKGGDDKLSFTSKDLHNHISKTRRGKMKDGDAFVALAYLLSKADSDPLFLGKFTLKEGRLDNLVWADGESVIDYECFGDVLVFDTTYKKNVYNKPLVIFSGTNHHGQTTIFGCALLSDESSESFKWALKEFLEIMSGKLPGGVMTDGDHAMREAILEVFPGIPRRLCAWHLHRNARWSEIISKYGLAENEWIQSIYNDKMKWATAYLREHFFGRIRTTSQCEGIHSLLKNYVDSFEKQDAVLTTCLESFEKQAAELYTRNIFKLVKDEIEATGALNVTECPKSGDIVEYNTTNYREISGELLKLISKVQNKGDAQARLSPMSTLIGDPAVVKTCPLLVKGDSPAEYSNVEDEPMVEECDANKQTPSQNTKSRENTPVHNNNNFKTEEITRTQETLKDKTNTSGIDETEVPDTATTKITGLPQYPMHHYPVVLPYQPYGGVLPIPFHPVPNGMAYFNQYPSTNEPTKNN